In a genomic window of Corallococcus silvisoli:
- the sitI6 gene encoding SitI6 family double-CXXCG motif immunity protein: MTRFFQLRNDKEARARFSGDFDAAHPWGLPGLRDCPGCGATWSISAQHYPGVDLSHFPERGLFEEARAEPFTEFVRLRELIRPLAPLDARLSPGTTFGPLVGRATGQFGPFTGLEDSLILVRRDAFDSLQAAGVRGLLGCKTELRFRQKTPPDILELQLEPRGLLHPDCFPPDLAPPCATCGRLGLRLPEDPILDGASLPTDTDLFRLGNYSTVLIGTDRFKDAVEQGGWTGISFRELPVH; the protein is encoded by the coding sequence GTGACCCGTTTCTTCCAATTGCGCAACGACAAGGAAGCCAGGGCCCGTTTCAGCGGGGACTTCGATGCCGCGCACCCATGGGGGCTGCCAGGACTGAGGGACTGCCCAGGTTGTGGGGCCACCTGGTCCATCTCCGCTCAACACTATCCAGGCGTCGACCTGTCCCATTTCCCTGAACGCGGTCTATTCGAGGAGGCTCGCGCGGAGCCCTTCACGGAGTTCGTCCGCCTGCGTGAGTTGATTCGCCCACTGGCTCCTCTGGATGCAAGGCTTTCACCCGGCACCACCTTCGGTCCGTTGGTGGGCCGCGCCACCGGCCAGTTCGGGCCCTTCACCGGCTTGGAGGACTCGTTGATCCTCGTGCGCCGCGACGCCTTCGACAGCCTCCAGGCCGCCGGAGTGCGTGGGCTGCTGGGATGCAAGACGGAGTTGCGGTTCCGGCAGAAGACGCCCCCGGACATCCTCGAACTCCAGTTGGAACCCCGTGGCTTGCTGCACCCGGATTGCTTCCCGCCCGACCTGGCGCCCCCCTGTGCCACCTGCGGACGACTGGGACTCCGCCTCCCGGAGGACCCCATCCTCGATGGCGCCTCACTGCCCACGGACACGGACCTGTTCCGCCTGGGCAATTACAGCACCGTCCTCATCGGCACCGACCGTTTCAAGGACGCGGTGGAGCAGGGGGGATGGACCGGCATCTCCTTCCGTGAGCTTCCCGTCCACTGA
- a CDS encoding alkaline phosphatase D family protein, translating to MKLLLGPILYAKAQATPDPRSHDVWSFFVNLFLDSPSAARAPALTLCFRDARGQPVKALNGEEKARPAADFTALPEDTRGVVWRWEVVLPRTEAAQRLTYHFESPDHPGVPVTFERPPPRGDPPSPPPLDPSVPLVVSDIVVPPKGVSPNIAFFSCNGASRASDWSDLEQPFALWDRMLKQHQEEPTDPDKTPGLQLLVGGGDQLYADSLHGTMDLLNGFMKLRRSERLKAQVPEGLREKLLTEYVWLYRERWGGDQGIAELLKRVPGLFMWDDHDIFDGWGSQEDLQASHWYRAIYSAAARTFEAFQRGTLDQPGMAREPDDLGVVKPMWREALDVDPRGTRHYFQTYCFSTADCDLDVVMLDLRSGRTSRKLDEKGAHPRTEFTVMSRPQWDAFDAWREEHRQRPENGKKARHVLVVSSVPLVHLRFGPAMERMSGDLRDDLLDQWESAVHRGERTRLLMNLFSLARKSYCAVTVLSGDVHVGARARVRSRNPDHLVPALGTVGEVFIEQATSSPIVHPPPGWLAFRGMLAMSQDAREDLPGFLQTELLPVGKELYLRDRNWLSIRLERPKHPDTPPRPKLWIQWIAEKQHLPMEVVVEPPPFPPQG from the coding sequence ATGAAGCTGCTGCTCGGACCCATCCTCTACGCGAAGGCGCAGGCCACGCCCGACCCGAGGTCCCACGATGTGTGGAGCTTCTTCGTCAACCTGTTCCTGGACAGCCCGTCGGCCGCGCGGGCCCCGGCGCTGACGCTGTGTTTCAGGGACGCGAGGGGCCAGCCGGTCAAGGCGCTGAACGGCGAGGAGAAGGCGAGGCCCGCGGCGGACTTCACCGCCCTGCCCGAGGACACACGGGGGGTGGTGTGGCGTTGGGAGGTGGTGCTGCCGCGCACGGAGGCGGCCCAGCGGCTGACCTATCACTTCGAGTCCCCGGACCATCCCGGCGTGCCGGTGACGTTCGAGCGTCCGCCCCCTCGTGGCGACCCGCCCTCGCCGCCGCCGCTCGACCCGTCGGTGCCGCTGGTGGTGTCGGACATCGTCGTGCCCCCCAAGGGCGTGTCGCCGAACATCGCGTTCTTCTCCTGCAATGGCGCCAGCCGTGCGAGTGATTGGAGCGACCTGGAGCAGCCCTTCGCGCTCTGGGACCGGATGCTGAAGCAACACCAGGAGGAGCCGACGGATCCGGACAAGACGCCGGGTCTCCAGCTGCTCGTGGGAGGGGGGGATCAGCTCTACGCGGACTCGCTCCACGGCACGATGGACCTGCTCAACGGGTTCATGAAGCTGCGGCGCTCCGAGCGGTTGAAGGCCCAGGTCCCGGAGGGCCTCCGCGAGAAGCTGCTCACGGAGTATGTATGGCTTTACCGGGAGCGGTGGGGCGGGGACCAGGGCATCGCGGAGCTGCTGAAGCGGGTGCCGGGGCTCTTCATGTGGGACGACCACGACATCTTCGACGGGTGGGGTTCACAGGAGGACCTTCAGGCGTCGCACTGGTACCGGGCCATCTACAGCGCGGCGGCGCGGACGTTCGAGGCCTTCCAGAGAGGCACGCTCGACCAGCCGGGGATGGCGCGCGAGCCGGACGACCTGGGCGTGGTCAAGCCCATGTGGCGCGAGGCCTTGGACGTGGATCCGCGAGGCACCCGGCACTATTTCCAGACGTATTGTTTCTCCACGGCGGACTGCGACCTGGACGTGGTGATGCTGGACCTGCGAAGCGGCAGGACCAGCAGGAAGCTCGACGAGAAGGGCGCGCATCCGCGGACCGAGTTCACGGTGATGAGTCGGCCGCAGTGGGATGCGTTCGACGCCTGGCGGGAGGAGCACCGTCAGCGGCCGGAGAACGGGAAGAAGGCGCGGCACGTGCTGGTGGTGTCGTCGGTGCCGCTGGTGCACCTGCGCTTCGGGCCGGCGATGGAGCGGATGAGCGGGGACCTGCGGGACGACCTGCTGGACCAGTGGGAATCGGCGGTGCACCGCGGCGAGCGCACGCGGTTGTTGATGAACCTGTTCTCGCTGGCGAGGAAGTCCTACTGCGCGGTGACGGTGTTGTCGGGAGACGTGCACGTGGGGGCCAGGGCGCGCGTGCGTTCACGCAACCCGGACCACCTGGTGCCGGCGCTGGGCACGGTGGGGGAGGTGTTCATCGAACAGGCGACGTCCTCGCCCATCGTGCATCCGCCGCCGGGATGGCTGGCCTTCAGGGGGATGCTCGCGATGTCACAGGATGCGCGGGAGGACCTGCCGGGCTTCCTCCAGACGGAGCTCTTGCCGGTGGGCAAGGAGCTGTACCTGCGGGACCGCAACTGGCTGTCCATCCGGTTGGAGCGACCCAAGCACCCCGACACGCCGCCGCGTCCCAAGCTGTGGATCCAGTGGATCGCGGAGAAGCAGCACCTGCCGATGGAGGTGGTGGTGGAGCCGCCCCCCTTCCCGCCGCAGGGGTGA
- a CDS encoding alpha/beta fold hydrolase, producing the protein MSVRVPALLLSALLLSAPAANAQDTKRAPEALGLGMEGYPYPAPVQFLPVTLEGQDLRMAYMDVKPTANANGRTVVLLHGKNFFGAYWKDTIRVLTGAGYRVVVPDQLGFGKSSKPAIAYSFHTLASLTKQVLDTVGVKQATVVGHSMGGMLATRFALMYPETTARLVLENPIGLEDYRESVPWKSTEDLYRENLQATEEGLRKYQRGYYVKWKPEYDEYVQVLYRQTLSGEYPRMAWVAAATQTMIYEQPVVHEFPLVKVPTLVVIGQEDRTVVGKGSVPPALLPRLGQYPALGKKTAAAIPGATLVELPDVGHIPHFEAPEKWHAALLDFLRKGAK; encoded by the coding sequence ATGTCCGTCCGAGTCCCCGCGCTGCTGCTCTCCGCCCTGCTCCTGTCCGCTCCGGCGGCGAACGCGCAGGACACGAAACGCGCCCCGGAGGCGCTGGGCCTGGGCATGGAGGGCTACCCCTACCCCGCGCCCGTGCAGTTCCTGCCCGTCACGCTGGAGGGCCAGGACCTGCGCATGGCGTACATGGACGTGAAGCCCACGGCCAACGCCAACGGGCGCACCGTGGTGCTGCTGCACGGGAAGAACTTCTTCGGCGCGTACTGGAAGGACACGATCCGCGTCCTCACCGGCGCGGGCTACCGCGTCGTGGTGCCGGACCAGCTTGGCTTCGGCAAGTCGTCCAAGCCCGCCATCGCGTACAGCTTCCACACGCTGGCGTCGCTGACGAAGCAGGTGCTCGACACGGTGGGCGTGAAGCAGGCCACCGTCGTCGGGCACTCCATGGGAGGCATGCTCGCCACCCGCTTCGCGTTGATGTACCCGGAGACGACGGCGCGGCTGGTGCTGGAGAACCCCATCGGGTTGGAGGACTACCGCGAGAGCGTCCCGTGGAAGTCCACCGAGGACCTCTACCGCGAGAACCTCCAGGCCACGGAAGAGGGCCTGCGCAAGTACCAGCGCGGCTACTACGTGAAGTGGAAGCCCGAGTACGACGAATACGTCCAGGTCCTCTACCGCCAGACGCTCAGCGGCGAGTACCCGCGCATGGCCTGGGTGGCCGCCGCCACGCAGACGATGATCTACGAGCAGCCGGTGGTGCACGAGTTCCCGCTCGTGAAGGTCCCCACGCTGGTCGTCATTGGCCAGGAGGACCGCACGGTGGTGGGCAAGGGCAGCGTGCCGCCCGCGCTGCTCCCGAGGCTGGGCCAGTACCCGGCGCTGGGGAAGAAGACGGCCGCGGCCATCCCGGGCGCGACCCTGGTGGAGCTCCCGGACGTGGGCCACATCCCGCACTTCGAGGCGCCGGAGAAGTGGCACGCCGCCCTGCTGGACTTCCTGCGCAAGGGCGCGAAGTAG
- a CDS encoding SRPBCC domain-containing protein: MEPKFQVQLKIRKPAAEVFEAVVNPAKLGGYFVQKASGPLVEGTTVKWSFAEAPGEFDVTVRQVVRDERLLFEWPSATGGSTRVEMVFKPLEGGATLVQVSESGWTQDAKGLKASYDNCGGWMHMMACLKAYLEFGIPLREGGAL; encoded by the coding sequence ATGGAGCCGAAGTTCCAGGTGCAGTTGAAGATCCGGAAGCCCGCGGCGGAGGTCTTCGAGGCGGTGGTGAACCCCGCGAAGCTGGGGGGCTACTTCGTGCAGAAGGCCAGCGGGCCGCTGGTGGAGGGCACGACGGTGAAGTGGTCGTTCGCGGAGGCGCCGGGGGAGTTCGACGTCACCGTCCGCCAGGTGGTCCGCGACGAGCGGCTCCTCTTCGAGTGGCCGTCTGCGACGGGCGGCTCCACGCGGGTGGAGATGGTCTTCAAGCCGCTGGAGGGCGGGGCCACGCTGGTGCAGGTGAGCGAGTCGGGCTGGACGCAGGACGCGAAGGGGCTGAAGGCCTCCTACGACAACTGTGGCGGGTGGATGCACATGATGGCGTGCCTCAAGGCGTACCTGGAGTTCGGCATCCCCCTTCGTGAGGGCGGGGCCCTCTGA
- a CDS encoding ArsR/SmtB family transcription factor, translating into MSRSTQDDLLFKALADSRRRAILDLLKDAPRTTGELCEHFEATLDRCTVMQHLGVLEKAELVVSRKEGRTRWNYLNAAPIQDIHARWISSYATHAVKLLSKLKRDLEGD; encoded by the coding sequence ATGTCAAGGAGCACCCAGGACGACCTCCTCTTCAAGGCGCTGGCGGACTCGCGGCGGCGGGCCATCCTGGACCTGTTGAAGGACGCGCCCCGGACCACCGGGGAGCTGTGCGAACACTTCGAGGCGACCCTGGACCGCTGCACGGTGATGCAGCACCTCGGGGTGCTGGAGAAGGCGGAGCTCGTCGTGTCGCGCAAGGAGGGGCGGACGCGGTGGAACTACCTCAACGCCGCGCCCATCCAGGACATCCACGCGCGGTGGATCTCCTCCTACGCCACGCACGCGGTGAAGCTCTTGTCGAAGCTGAAGCGGGACCTGGAGGGCGACTGA